Proteins from a single region of Carassius carassius chromosome 25, fCarCar2.1, whole genome shotgun sequence:
- the LOC132104771 gene encoding perforin-1-like, producing MGKFQIYLVFLALLLMTIFGEDDLGASKECKDAPFAPGYNLAGEGFDVVTMERKGSYVINTEIWDLGNGTCKLRKNRYMNGMKQKLPAAVVDWRTLPKCSMKVSSQIFESSEALVNDSSSALSVSWKVGIDIKAVGAAVGSTHSREAKFAMTKSKEDKYSFTKHEVGCNFYRYRVAAKPPLHKEFLQAIRSLPASYDPDAYRNLIATYGTHYTTSVKLGGQMKAITAIKSCQAAVSGLTDTAIKDCLDVEASGSYSVATVKAEAHFCKEKKKKMGTNENFSSMFSERQTEIIGGNINGEDLLFSGSSHPDSLKKWLESLKSVPDIVHYSLKPLHFLLSNKHPARKGLKKAVEEYIVQNALMKVCSEPCKMGRKCSASDRCACVCESSQIITSNCCPPAKGLATLKVYNLSAKGLYGDTFTQTDGTVTVTYDKQTKRTKTIDNNNNPRWSETFDFSPIKIRMVNKLKFKVFDADNYWNSDLLGSCSFDLRSGVVTDACAFKYGTFFFTYEVKCAPSLQGPQCNVHKPSPMAAHLADIFSSRNGVLVKDLPRLELALNNIDFKSTYGKLMML from the exons ATGGGGAAGTTCCAGATTTATCTAGTTTTCTTGGCATTGCTTCTTATGACCATTTTTGGAGAGGATGACTTAGGTGCATCAAAAGAGTGTAAGGATGCTCCCTTTGCTCCAGGATACAATCTTGCTGGAGAAGGATTTGATGTTGTGACCATGGAGCGAAAAGGTTCTTATGTGATCAACACAGAAATATGGGATTTGGGGAATGGCACTTGTAAATTACGCAAAAACAGGTACATGAATGGAATGAAACAGAAGCTACCAGCAGCAGTTGTAGACTGGAGGACCTTGCCAAAGTGTTCAATGAAAGTCTCCAGTCAGATCTTTGAATCAAGTGAAGCACTGGTCAATGATTCATCGTCAGCACTCTCAGTCAGCTGGAAAGTTGGTATAGACATCAAGGCTGTTGGAGCTGCAGTTGGAAGCACTCATTCCAGGGAAGCAAAATTTGCAATGACAAAATCAAAAGAAGACAAATACAGTTTCACCAAACATGAAGTTGGGTGCAATTTTTACAG ATATCGTGTAGCTGCAAAGCCACCTCTTCACAAAGAGTTTCTTCAAGCAATCAGATCACTCCCTGCATCCTACGATCCAGACGCCTACCGCAACCTGATCGCCACATATGGCACTCACTATACCACAAGTGTTAAGTTAGGAGGGCAAATGAAAGCCATAACAGCCATCAAATCCTGTCAGGCTGCAGTGAGTGGACTTACAGACACTGCGATAAAAGACTGTTTGGATGTGGAAGCCTCTGGTTCCTACAGTGTAGCAACTGTGAAGGCAGAAGCACATTTTtgtaaagaaaagaagaagaaaatgggCACAAATGAAAACTTCAGCTCCATGTTCAGTGAGCGTCAGACAGAGATTATTGGAGGAAACATCAATGGAGAAGATCTACTTTTTTCTGGTTCATCACATCCAGATTCCCTTAAAAAATGGCTTGAGTCTTTGAAGAGTGTCCCTGACATTGTGCATTACTCTCTGAAACCCCTTCATTTCTTACTGAGTAACAAACATCCTGCAAGAAAAGGACTGAAGAAAGCTGTTGAAGAATACATCGTTCAAAATGCCCTCATGAAGGTTTGCTCTGAGCCTTGCAAGATGGGCAGGAAGTGCAGTGCAAGTGACCGATGTGCTTGTGTTTGTGAAAGTAGTCAAATTATAACGTCTAACTGTTGTCCACCTGCAAAAGGACTTGCCACCCTGAAAGTCTACAATCTCAGTGCCAAAGGTCTGTATGGAGATACATTTACACAAACAGATGGCACTGTAACTGTTACATATGACAAACAAACGAAGCGCACTAAgaccattgataataataataatccacgtTGGTCAGAAACATTTGACTTTAGTCCTATTAAGATCAGAATGGTcaataaactaaaatttaaagtaTTTGATGCAGACAACTACTGGAACAGCGATCTCCTTGGTTCATGCTCTTTTGATCTTAGAAGTGGAGTTGTGACGGATGCTTGTGCTTTTAAATATGGCACCTTCTTTTTTACCTATGAAGTGAAATGTGCACCCAGTCTGCAGGGCCCACAGTGTAATGTTCACAAACCTTCTCCAATGGCTGCACATCTGGCTGATATTTTCAGCTCAAGAAATGGTGTTCTGGTTAAAGACCTGCCGAGGCTTGAATTAGCTCTCAACAACATCGATTTCAAGAGCACTTATGGAAAGCTAATGATGCTGTGA